Proteins encoded together in one Quercus lobata isolate SW786 chromosome 3, ValleyOak3.0 Primary Assembly, whole genome shotgun sequence window:
- the LOC115980480 gene encoding zinc finger BED domain-containing protein RICESLEEPER 2-like has product MVILHEYPLSMVDHIGFKEFVTDLQPMFKLVTRNTLKSDIFKIYDNEKEKALKITDKNGSRMAITTDMWTSSNKKRGFMVITAHFIDHAWTLFVYIPSPHTKDVLVNVLVDCFLEWNIDRKLSTITVDNCSTNDAMIRLLLNKLDTSSLMLDGSMLHMRCAAHILNLIVQDGLSLIGDGIEKIHDSVIYWTGSPKRRQKFEENARQLRVQCTKELVLDCKTRWNSTYLMLSTALIYKDVFSRLAKRETSYTCLPYDHDWEVVKDIYGRLELFYSVTEFFSSRKYPTTNMYFSLVCELKIALNECSLSSSEMISTMTESMLAKFNSYWANVSVVMAVSVILDPRYKIKLLEFYYPSIYGVNSDLEIEKIKNLCYDLLNEYGDVDESPVDNEGSSHMPASTLNQVAQIKFRLIGSMSRFDGFVNNSSSNSKLYLFAI; this is encoded by the exons ATGGTCATCCTACATGAATATCCCCTTTCAATGGTTGATCACATTGGGTTTAAAGAATTTGTGACGGATCTTCAACCGATGTTTAAACTTGTCACAAGAAATACTTTGAAGAGTGACATTTTTAAAATCTATGATAATGAGAAGGAGAAAGCTTTGAAGATCACGGACAAGAATGGAAGTAGGATGGCAATTACAACTGATATGTGGACTTCAagtaacaaaaagagagggTTTATGGTCATTACCGCTCATTTCATTGATCATGCTTGGACGTT gtttgtttatATTCCTTCTCCACACACGAAAGATGTTCTTGTCAATGTCCTTGTTGATTGCTTTTTAGAGTGGAATATTGATAGGAAGTTGTCCACAATAACCGTAGATAATTGTAGTACTAATGATGCCATGATAAGACTTCTCCTGAATAAGCTTGATACTAGTTCTCTTATGTTGGATGGGTCTATGTTGCATATGAGATGTGCTgcacatattttgaatttgattgttcaagATGGGTTGTCTCTTATTGGTGATGGTATTGAAAAGATTCATGATAGTGTGATTTATTGGACTGGATCACCAAAGAGgagacaaaaatttgaagaaaatgcaCGTCAATTGCGTGTTCAATGCACCAAAGAGTTAGTTTTAGATTGTAAAACTCGTTGGAATTCAACTTACTTAATGCTTTCTACTGCATTGATTTATAAAGATGTTTTCTCGCGTTTGGCTAAACGTGAAACATCTTATACTTGTTTGCCATATGATCATGATTGGGAGGTAGTCAAAGATATTTATGGGAGGTTGGAGTTGTTTTATAGTGTGACTGAGTTTTTCTCTAGTCGTAAGTACCCCACAactaatatgtatttttctttggtgTGTGAGTTGAAAATTGCATTGAATGAATGTAGTTTGTCTTCAAGTGAGATGATAAGTACGATGACTGAAAGCATGCTTgctaaatttaattcttattggGCTAATGTTAGTGTTGTTATGGCTGTTTCTGTTATCTTAGATCCAAGATATAAGATAAAGTTATTGGAGTTTTATTATCCTAGCATTTATGGTGTTAATTCTGATTTggagattgaaaaaattaagaatctttGTTATGATTTGCTTAATGAGTATGGAGATGTAGATGAGTCTCCTGTAGATAATGAAGGAAGTTCTCATATGCCTGCAAGTACTTTAAATCAAGTGgcacaaataaaatttaggttGATTGGGTCAATGTCAAGGTTTGATGGGTTTGTGAACAATAGTTCAAGTAATTCAAAGTTATACTTGTTTGCCATATGA
- the LOC115979855 gene encoding pentatricopeptide repeat-containing protein At1g12775, mitochondrial-like, producing the protein MGTASAKSRKALVFIFNRLIIRVTVSFHALTYYCYYYSTLAHAQTSSSCYSSSGRENVDSTHNQNQNLFLKSVRHQCKSRAFRNLDHALNLFDTMLHMRPLPSIDDFNHMLGAIARMKHYTVVVALIKQMESLGVSPDVYTVNVLINCFCCLNRVDFRFSSLGRVLKLGYQPDCITLNTLVKGLCLQGNIAGAVRMVDELEKKGYELDVITYGTIVNGLCKAGETSVAIGLLRKIEKGNVELNVVLYSAIIDSLCKDRLVIEALNLFSEMLSKSIRPDLVTYTCLIQGLCSFGWWKEATYLLNEMTQRKITPNVQTFSILLDTLCKEGMLAEANKVFDLMIQRGIEPNTTTFQSLIDGYCLQNKMDDVVKIFNLMIERGCLLDVVSYNILINGYCKNKRIDDAMSLFHEMSNKGVIPNVVTYTTLIGGFCRLQRTQDALELFYKM; encoded by the coding sequence ATGGGTACGGCTTCTGCTAAATCAAGAAAAGCTCTTGTGTTTATATTCAATCGCTTGATTATTAGAGTGACTGTTTCATTTCATGCTCTaacttattattgttattactaTTCCACTCTTGCTCATGCTCAAACTAGTAGTAGTTGTTATAGTAGTAGTGGTAGAGAAAATGTGGATAGTACCCATAATCAGAATCAGAATCTGTTCCTGAAATCTGTGAGACATCAGTGCAAATCTCGAGCCTTTAGGAATCTCGATCACGCCTTAAACTTGTTTGATACAATGCTTCACATGCGCCCTTTGCCTTCCATTGACGATTTCAATCACATGTTGGGTGCAATTGCAAGAATGAAGCATTACACGGTAGTCGTTGCTCTAATTAAGCAAATGGAGTCATTGGGTGTGTCTCCTGATGTTTATACTGTGAATGTTTTGATTAATTGCTTTTGTTGTTTGAACCGGGTTGATTTCAGGTTCTCTAGTTTAGGAAGAGTTTTGAAACTTGGTTACCAGCCGGACTGTATTACTCTAAACACTCTTGTAAAGGGGCTGTGTCTTCAGGGTAATATTGCTGGAGCCGTGAGGATGGTAGATGAATTGGAGAAGAAAGGTTATGAGCTTGATGTAATTACTTATGGAACGATAGTTAATGGTTTGTGTAAGGCAGGTGAGACTAGTGTGGCTATTGGGTTGCTCAGGAAGATCGAAAAAGGGAATGTTGAACTTAATGTGGTGCTTTATAGTGCAATCATTGATAGTTTGTGTAAGGATAGATTGGTAATTGAGGCTTTGAATCTTTTTTCGGAAATGTTGAGTAAAAGCATTCGGCCAGACCTGGTCACTTACACGTGTTTAATCCAAGGTCTATGTAGTTTTGGCTGGTGGAAGGAGGCTACTTATTTGTTGAATGAGATGACACAAAGGAAAATAACGCCAAATGTGCAAACCTTTAGCATATTGTTGGACACGCTTTGCAAAGAGGGGATGTTGGCAGAGGCAAACAAAGTTTTTGATTTGATGATTCAAAGAGGCATTGAGCCCAACACAACCACTTTTCAGTCTTTGATTGATGGTTATTGTTTGCAAAACAAAATGGATGATGTAGTCAAAATATTTAATCTGATGATTGAGAGGGGTTGTTTGCTAGATGTTGTTAGTTATAACATATTGATTAATGGATactgcaaaaataaaagaattgatgATGCAATGAGTCTCTTTCATGAAATGTCTAATAAGGGAGTGATTCCTAATGTTGTAACTTACACGACTCTTATAGGTGGGTTTTGTCGACTGCAAAGAACTCAGGATGCACTTGAGCTGTTCTATAAGATGTGA